In a single window of the Pseudoxanthomonas sp. F37 genome:
- the ccmA gene encoding heme ABC exporter ATP-binding protein CcmA translates to MTDAAPSHPPLLAAQGLTFSRNDEPVFGPLQFAVDAGEALLVQGGNGVGKTTLLRVLAGLLRADAGRIDIDGQPAGPSRRAHAMAYLGHLPALKADLSALENLDFLCGLHGRRARQMPGNALAMVGLAGYEDALARQLSAGQKKRLSLARLWLSPSPLWLLDEPYANLDLDGITLVNRMISAHLRDGGAALVTTHGAYAAPPVQTRMLLLERPA, encoded by the coding sequence ATGACCGACGCCGCTCCCTCCCATCCGCCGTTGCTGGCCGCCCAGGGCCTGACGTTCTCGCGCAACGACGAGCCGGTGTTCGGGCCCCTGCAGTTCGCCGTGGACGCGGGCGAGGCGCTGCTGGTGCAGGGCGGCAACGGCGTGGGCAAGACCACCCTGCTGCGCGTGCTTGCCGGGCTGCTGCGCGCCGATGCCGGCCGCATCGATATCGACGGACAACCCGCCGGCCCGTCCCGCCGGGCGCATGCGATGGCCTATCTGGGCCACCTGCCCGCGCTGAAGGCCGACCTGAGCGCGCTGGAGAACCTCGACTTCCTCTGCGGCCTGCATGGCCGCCGTGCGCGGCAGATGCCCGGCAACGCACTGGCCATGGTCGGCCTGGCCGGCTACGAGGACGCCCTGGCGCGGCAACTCTCCGCCGGGCAGAAGAAGCGCCTCTCGCTGGCCCGCCTGTGGCTGTCGCCCTCGCCGCTGTGGCTGCTGGACGAGCCCTACGCCAACCTCGACCTGGACGGCATCACCCTGGTGAACCGGATGATCTCGGCGCACCTGCGCGACGGTGGCGCGGCCCTGGTCACCACGCACGGCGCCTACGCGGCGCCGCCGGTGCAGACCCGCATGCTGCTGCTGGAGCGTCCGGCATGA
- a CDS encoding DUF3293 domain-containing protein, whose amino-acid sequence MAEHSVPADGTANGDVPESERARLASAWAAAHYFVTLGRREWLFCTGLTAPEIERQLMADRYLFITAWNPPPGETPRADNHAAQARLEARVHALGLTLHPALGCDHRGGMAEYGCLVLDATLAQADALAREFGQGGTLCWSAGQPVRLRMMWPRPANADGDPHTDWVG is encoded by the coding sequence ATGGCCGAACACAGCGTTCCTGCCGACGGCACCGCGAACGGGGACGTGCCCGAATCCGAGCGCGCACGGCTGGCCAGCGCCTGGGCAGCGGCGCACTACTTCGTCACTCTTGGCCGCAGGGAATGGCTGTTCTGCACGGGCCTGACCGCGCCGGAGATCGAGCGGCAGCTCATGGCCGACCGCTATCTGTTCATCACGGCCTGGAATCCGCCACCGGGCGAGACCCCGCGCGCCGACAACCATGCCGCCCAGGCCCGGCTGGAGGCGCGCGTGCACGCGCTGGGGCTGACGCTGCACCCCGCGCTGGGCTGCGACCACCGCGGCGGCATGGCCGAGTACGGCTGCCTGGTCCTGGACGCCACCCTGGCCCAGGCCGATGCGCTGGCGCGGGAATTCGGCCAGGGCGGCACGCTCTGCTGGAGCGCCGGCCAGCCCGTCCGCCTGCGCATGATGTGGCCGCGCCCGGCCAATGCCGATGGCGATCCGCACACCGACTGGGTGGGCTGA
- a CDS encoding pyridoxal phosphate-dependent aminotransferase codes for MFQPQTKLPKVGTTIFTVMSQLAAEHGAVNLGQGFPDFAVPQRLVDELDAAMRAGHNQYAPMTGVPPLRQAIAEKVLRCYGRQVDPDTEITVTSGATEALFNAIHAVVRPGEEVIVLDPAYDSYEPAIDLAGARAVHVPLDPRTFAVDWDRVRAAVTPKTRLLIVNSPHNPSGAMFDQADIRALAALLEGTGIYLISDEVYEHIVFDGRRHESILRYPELAARAFVVSSFGKTYHCTGWKIGYAIAPPALSAELRKVHQYNVFCTFAPAQHAFAAMIRQEPEHYEQLGAFYQDKRDRFREQLLGTKFKPLPVPGGYFQLVDYSAVSDLPDAEFVKWLTVEHGVTAIPLSPFYETPPAGQRLARLCFAKNEATLDAAIARLKAL; via the coding sequence ATGTTCCAGCCGCAGACCAAGCTGCCCAAGGTGGGCACCACCATCTTCACCGTGATGTCGCAGCTCGCCGCCGAGCACGGCGCGGTCAACCTGGGCCAGGGCTTCCCGGACTTCGCGGTGCCGCAGCGGCTGGTGGACGAACTGGACGCGGCCATGCGCGCCGGGCACAACCAGTACGCGCCGATGACGGGCGTGCCGCCGCTGCGCCAGGCCATCGCCGAGAAGGTGCTGCGCTGCTACGGCCGCCAGGTCGACCCGGACACCGAGATCACCGTGACCAGCGGCGCCACCGAGGCGCTGTTCAACGCGATCCACGCGGTGGTGCGCCCGGGCGAAGAAGTCATCGTGCTGGACCCGGCCTACGACAGCTACGAACCGGCCATCGACCTGGCCGGCGCGCGCGCCGTGCACGTGCCGCTGGATCCGCGGACCTTCGCGGTGGACTGGGACCGCGTGCGCGCGGCCGTCACGCCGAAGACGCGCCTGCTGATCGTCAACAGCCCGCACAACCCGTCCGGCGCGATGTTCGACCAGGCCGACATCCGCGCGCTGGCCGCGCTGCTGGAAGGCACCGGCATCTACCTGATCTCCGATGAGGTGTACGAGCACATCGTGTTCGACGGCCGCCGCCACGAGTCCATCCTGCGCTATCCCGAACTGGCCGCGCGCGCCTTCGTGGTCTCCAGCTTCGGCAAGACCTACCACTGCACCGGCTGGAAGATCGGCTACGCCATCGCGCCGCCGGCACTGAGCGCCGAGCTCCGCAAGGTGCACCAGTACAACGTGTTCTGCACGTTCGCGCCGGCGCAGCATGCGTTCGCCGCGATGATCCGGCAGGAGCCGGAGCACTACGAACAGTTGGGCGCGTTCTACCAGGACAAGCGCGACCGCTTCCGCGAACAGCTGCTGGGCACGAAGTTCAAGCCGCTGCCGGTGCCGGGCGGCTACTTCCAGCTGGTCGACTATTCCGCCGTCAGCGACCTGCCGGATGCCGAGTTCGTGAAGTGGCTGACCGTCGAGCACGGCGTCACCGCGATTCCACTGTCGCCGTTCTACGAAACGCCGCCGGCCGGCCAGCGCCTGGCGCGGCTGTGTTTCGCCAAGAACGAGGCGACGCTGGATGCGGCGATCGCGCGGTTGAAAGCGCTGTAG
- a CDS encoding amidohydrolase, which produces MQDLRISLVQGETRWHDPAGNRDYYAGLIAPLAGQSDLVVLPETFTSGFSNEAIDQAEGMDGATVAWIREQASRLGAAVTGSVQLRTADGVFNRLLFATPDGSLQHYDKRHLFRYANEHKRYAAGSGRLTVEWKGWRINPLVCYDLRFPVFARNRYDVERAGQLDFDLQLFVANWPAPRAHAWKTLLRARAIENLCYVAAVNRAGTDGNGLEYAGDSAVVDMLGQPVVELPAGEGVVTTTISAEALVAHRERFPAMLDADRFELR; this is translated from the coding sequence ATGCAGGACCTGCGCATTTCCCTTGTCCAGGGCGAAACCCGCTGGCACGACCCGGCGGGCAACCGCGACTACTACGCTGGCCTGATCGCGCCGCTGGCCGGACAGTCCGATCTGGTGGTGCTGCCGGAGACCTTCACCAGCGGCTTCAGCAACGAGGCCATCGATCAGGCCGAGGGCATGGACGGCGCCACGGTGGCATGGATCCGCGAACAGGCGTCCAGGCTGGGCGCGGCGGTGACCGGCAGCGTGCAGCTGCGCACAGCGGACGGCGTGTTCAACCGCCTGCTGTTCGCCACGCCCGATGGCAGCCTGCAGCACTACGACAAGCGCCATCTGTTCCGCTACGCCAACGAGCACAAGCGGTATGCGGCAGGCAGCGGCCGGCTGACGGTCGAGTGGAAGGGGTGGCGGATCAATCCGCTGGTCTGCTACGACCTGCGCTTCCCGGTGTTCGCACGCAACCGCTACGACGTGGAGCGGGCGGGACAGCTGGATTTCGACCTGCAGCTCTTCGTCGCCAACTGGCCGGCACCGCGCGCTCATGCGTGGAAGACGCTGCTGCGGGCGCGTGCCATCGAGAACCTGTGCTACGTGGCGGCGGTGAATCGTGCGGGCACGGATGGCAATGGGTTGGAGTATGCGGGCGACAGTGCGGTGGTCGACATGCTGGGGCAGCCGGTGGTGGAGTTGCCGGCGGGCGAGGGTGTGGTGACAACGACGATTTCGGCTGAAGCGCTGGTGGCGCATCGGGAACGGTTCCCGGCGATGCTGGATGCGGACCGGTTCGAGCTGCGCTGA
- a CDS encoding PaaI family thioesterase: MSDGTDINALLRARLPADAPLQIPPPCLTDMQGEPVGYVEGQSLAMRFPVVQRYQNPIGHMQGGFIVAALDNTLGPFSYLIAPPSVTTSLNTQYLRPVTQEMSHIICHARLVERTRTQLFLAGEVRDDAGRVLVMCQAVCQILPQKGS, from the coding sequence ATGAGCGACGGCACCGACATCAACGCCCTGCTGCGCGCGCGCCTGCCGGCGGACGCGCCCCTGCAGATCCCGCCGCCCTGTCTGACCGACATGCAGGGCGAGCCGGTCGGCTACGTCGAAGGGCAGTCGCTGGCCATGCGTTTCCCCGTGGTGCAGCGTTACCAGAATCCGATCGGGCACATGCAGGGCGGCTTCATCGTGGCGGCGCTGGACAATACGCTGGGCCCGTTCTCCTACCTGATCGCGCCGCCCAGCGTGACGACCTCGCTCAACACGCAGTACCTGCGCCCGGTGACGCAGGAGATGTCGCACATCATCTGTCATGCGCGGTTGGTGGAACGCACGCGCACGCAGTTGTTCCTCGCGGGCGAGGTGCGCGACGACGCCGGCCGTGTGCTGGTGATGTGCCAGGCGGTGTGCCAGATCCTGCCGCAGAAGGGCAGCTGA
- a CDS encoding PQQ-dependent sugar dehydrogenase, whose amino-acid sequence MRHAPHRLATALLLALPLAACHSSANGDATGATAPAAAQAAPAAPASPPAQTLTSAKGQIRVTQVAGGLVHPWALAFLPDGAMLVTERGGALRRVGTDGAVSAPITGVPEVFATGQGGLLDVALAPDFATTQRLYLSYAEPGENGTAGTAVAYGTLAGNALTDVKVIYRQEPKVDGPNHFGSRLVFDGKGHLFISQGERNKRPMSQQLDKLQGKLVRLNLDGSVPQDNPFVGKPGARPEIWSYGHRNMQGMALDPRTGKLWQSEHGPRGGDEINLPEAGRNYGWPVITHGINYSGQPIPEAEGKAKDGMEPPYHVWEKSPGVSGMAFYTGRPESPWNDSLFLGSLAERNLIRLTLQGDTVLGEERLLNEIGERVRDVRVGPDGNVYVVTDEEDGKLLRIEPPKAP is encoded by the coding sequence TTGCGCCACGCTCCCCATCGACTCGCCACCGCCCTGCTGCTCGCGCTGCCGCTGGCCGCGTGCCATTCCTCCGCCAACGGCGACGCAACGGGCGCTACGGCGCCTGCGGCCGCACAGGCCGCGCCGGCCGCGCCGGCCAGCCCGCCCGCACAGACGCTGACCAGCGCCAAGGGCCAGATCCGCGTCACCCAGGTGGCCGGCGGCCTGGTCCATCCGTGGGCGCTGGCCTTCCTGCCCGACGGCGCGATGCTGGTCACCGAGCGCGGCGGCGCGCTGCGGCGCGTCGGTACCGACGGTGCGGTGTCCGCGCCCATCACCGGCGTGCCGGAGGTCTTCGCCACCGGCCAGGGCGGCCTGCTCGACGTGGCGCTCGCCCCGGATTTCGCCACCACGCAACGCCTGTACCTCAGCTATGCCGAGCCGGGCGAGAACGGCACCGCGGGCACCGCCGTCGCCTACGGCACGCTGGCCGGCAACGCGCTCACCGACGTGAAGGTCATCTACCGCCAGGAGCCTAAGGTCGACGGCCCCAACCATTTCGGCTCGCGGCTGGTCTTCGACGGCAAGGGCCATCTGTTCATCAGCCAGGGCGAACGCAACAAGCGGCCGATGTCGCAGCAGTTGGACAAGCTGCAGGGCAAGCTGGTGCGCCTGAACCTGGACGGCAGCGTGCCGCAGGACAACCCCTTCGTCGGCAAGCCCGGCGCGCGCCCGGAGATCTGGAGCTACGGCCACCGCAACATGCAGGGCATGGCGCTGGACCCGCGCACCGGCAAGCTGTGGCAGAGCGAGCACGGCCCGCGCGGCGGCGACGAGATCAACCTGCCCGAAGCCGGCAGGAACTACGGCTGGCCCGTCATCACCCATGGCATCAACTACTCCGGCCAGCCCATCCCCGAGGCCGAGGGCAAGGCGAAGGACGGCATGGAGCCGCCCTACCATGTCTGGGAGAAGTCGCCCGGCGTATCCGGCATGGCGTTCTACACCGGACGTCCCGAAAGTCCGTGGAACGACAGCCTGTTCCTCGGCTCGCTGGCCGAACGCAACCTGATCCGCCTGACCCTGCAGGGCGACACCGTCCTCGGCGAGGAACGCCTGCTCAACGAGATCGGCGAACGCGTGCGCGACGTGCGCGTGGGTCCGGACGGCAACGTCTACGTGGTCACCGACGAGGAAGACGGCAAGCTGCTGCGGATCGAACCGCCGAAGGCGCCGTGA